The Prunus persica cultivar Lovell chromosome G8, Prunus_persica_NCBIv2, whole genome shotgun sequence genome includes a region encoding these proteins:
- the LOC18767685 gene encoding magnesium/proton exchanger, producing the protein MPGNSSTMGQENCESYFIFQGETGLGVGFRTFLYFLGLAYCFVGLSAITARFFQSMESVVSHTRKVVDINPYTGAEIIRYEKVWNFTIADISLLAFGTSFPQISLATIDAIRNLGNLYAGGLGPGTLVGSAAFDLFPIHAVCVVVPRAGELKKIADVGVWLVELFWSFWAYIWLYIILEVWTPNVITIWEALLTVLQYGLLLMHAYAQDKRWPYFSLPLPRSERPEDWVPAEVVTCKSDSGPCNNYSEILEVGEDENRNIVDIFSFHSGSGLGPVYQNVPGTDETPEYSNKDSPEKMSLEDYHVFAIWGQQFVDAVKLKSTESRQLNNLYLRLARISWQLLLVPWRLLFAFVPPYHIAHGWIAFICSLVFISAIAYIVTQLTDLISCVTGINPYVIAFTALASGTSWPDLVASKIAAERQITADSAIANITCSNSVNIYVGIGVPWLIDTAYNFFVYKEPLRIENAAGLSFSLLVFFSTSVGCIAVLVIRRRTLGAELGGPRLWAWITFVFFMLLWLIFVVLSSLKVSGII; encoded by the exons ATGCCTGGAAATTCCAGTACAATGGGTCAAGAAAATTGTGAAAGctactttatttttcaggGTGAAACTGGCCTTGGGGTTGGTTTCCGGactttcttatattttcttgGTCTTGCTTACTGTTTCGTTGGGTTGTCTGCTATAACTGCTCGTTTTTTCCAATCAATGGAGAGTGTTGTGAGCCACACACGGAAGGTGGTAGATATCAATCCTTACACTGGTGCTGAAATTATTAGGTATGAGAAAGTGTGGAACTTCACAATTGCAGACATTAGCCTGCTGGCTTTTGGGACCAGCTTTCCTCAAATATCATTGGCTACTATTGATGCTATAAGAAACCTTGGGAACCTGTATGCTGGAG GTTTGGGTCCTGGAACACTAGTTGGTTCTGCTGCATTCGACCTTTTCCCCATCCATGCAGTATGTGTTGTAGTTCCTAGAGCCGGAGAGCTGAAAAAGATAGCTGATGTAGGAGTCTGGCTAGTTGAGCTCTTTTGGTCTTTTTGGGCCTATATTTggttatatataattttagag GTGTGGACACCAAATGTGATTACAATATGGGAGGCCTTATTGACAGTACTGCAATATGGATTACTGCTGATGCATGCTTATGCTCAAGACAAGCGTTGGCCCtacttttctcttccttt GCCAAGAAGTGAGAGACCAGAGGATTGGGTGCCAGCTGAGGTTGTTACGTGCAAGAGTGATAGTGGTCCCTGCAATAACTACTCTGAGATACTTGAGGTTGGTGAAGATGAAAACAGGAACATTGTTGACATTTTCTCCTTTCATTCGGGAAGTGGTTTAG GTCCAGTGTATCAAAACGTTCCTGGAACTGATGAAACTCCTGAATATTCCAATAAAGATTCGCCAGAGAAGATGAGTTTAGAAGACTATCATGTGTTTGCAATTTGGGGGCAACAATTTGTAGACGCAGTCAAG TTAAAAAGCACAGAATCAAGACAACTGAACAACCTATATTTGCGACTAGCAAGAATTTCCTGGCAGTTACTTCTTGTCCCATGGAGGCTACTATTTGCATTTGTGCCCCCTTATCATATTGCTCATGGCTGGATTGCCTTCATATGTTCCTTAGTTTTCATCAGTGCGATAGCTTACATTGTAACACAACTCACAGATCTCATAAGCTGTGTCACAG GAATAAATCCTTATGTCATAGCATTTACTGCATTAGCAAGTGGAACTTCATGGCCAGATTTAGTTGCAAGTAAGATTGCTGCTGAACGTCAGATAACAGCTGATTCTGCCATCGCAAACATTACTTGCAG CAATTCGGTGAATATATATGTTGGCATTGGCGTTCCGTGGCTGATTGACACTGCATACAATTTCTTTGTCTATAAAGAACCACTGCGGATTGAGAATGCAGCGGGTCTTAGCTTCTCTTTGCTTGTATTTTTCTCAACTTCAGTAGGTTGTATTGCGGTTCTGGTAATTAGGCGTCGAACATTGGGTGCTGAGCTTGGAGGGCCAAGGCTTTGGGCTTGGATTACCTTTGTGTTTTTCATGTTGCTTTGGCTTATTTTTGTTGTGCTATCTTCTCTCAAGGTTTCTGGCATCATatga
- the LOC18767131 gene encoding outer envelope pore protein 16-4, chloroplastic isoform X4, whose product MEGEPYDVVPCSSVAVDSILRIGTAGAIWGLCSAPHEARKQGLVAGICTATHCGLQRYRGKSDWVNGLIAGAVAGGAIAAMTRSWTQVVPMACLVSAFKVATDYARTT is encoded by the exons ATGGAGGGAGAGCCCTACGACGTCGTCCCGTGCTCTTCCGTCGCCGTTGATTCTATCCTCCGCATCGGAACG GCTGGTGCAATTTGGGGTTTGTGCTCCGCTCCCCACGAGGCTCGTAAACAAG GACTTGTTGCTGGAATCTGTACTGCTACTCACTGTGGGCTTCAAAGATATCGGGGAAAGAGTGACTGG GTGAATGGTCTGATTGCTGGTGCTGTCGCAGGGGGAGCCATTGCTGCTATGACACGAAGCTGGACACAGGTGGTTCCTATGGCTTGTCTGGTTTCTGCCTTCAAAGTTGCCACTGACTATGCTAGAACAACTTGA
- the LOC18767467 gene encoding caffeoylshikimate esterase isoform X2, with product MDGEYQEVYIRNSRGVQLFTCRWLPFSSPKALVFLCHGYGMECSGFMRECGVRLANAGYAVFGIDYEGHGRSRGARCYIKKFENIVNDCNEFFKSICAEEEYRDKCRFLYGESMGGAVALLLHKKEPTFWNGAVLVAPMCKISEKVKPHPLVINVLTRVEEIIPKWKIVPTKDVIDSAFKDPVKREEIRSNKLIYQDKPRLKTALEMLRTSMSLEHTLHEVRLPFFVLHGEADTVTDPEVSRALYEKASSADKTIKLYPGMWHGLTSGEPDGNVEIVFVDIITWLEKHTSDDNSVIVQPIHTYRNAILKMNTTASPPQTINKQHQQQSPRPVRTQSHRRYFCGLKGRRLQHHSAM from the exons ATGGATGGTGAATATCAAGAA GTTTACATAAGGAATTCAAGAGGAGTGCAGCTTTTCACTTGCAGATGGTTGCCTTTTTCCTCTCCAAAAGCCCTCGTTTTCCTTTGCCatg GGTATGGCATGGAGTGCAGCGGTTTCATGAGAG aatgtGGTGTCCGACTAGCGAATGCGGGTTATGCAGTGTTCGGAATTGATTACGAAGGACACGGACGCTCGAGAGGGGCCAGATGTTACATTAAGAAGTTCGAAAACATAGTGAATGATTGCAATGAATTCTTCAAGTCCATTTGTG CGGAGGAAGAGTACAGGGACAAGTGCAGGTTCTTGTATGGAGAATCCATGGGAGGGGCAGTAGCCCTTCTGCTTCACAAGAAGGAGCCGACTTTTTGGAATGGTGCTGTTCTTGTTGCACCCATGTGTAAG ATATCAGAGAAGGTCAAACCGCATCCGCTGGTTATCAATGTGTTGACCAGAGTGGAGGAGATTATACCCAAATGGAAGATAGTGCCTACAAAAGACGTCATTGACTCGGCCTTCAAAGACCCTGTAAAACGCGAAGAG ataaggaGCAACAAGCTGATCTACCAAGACAAGCCAAGGCTGAAAACAGCGTTGGAAATGCTCAGAACTAGCATGAGCCTTGAACACACTTTGCACGAG GTGAGGCTACCCTTCTTTGTGTTGCATGGGGAGGCAGATACGGTTACAGACCCAGAAGTCAGCAGAGCACTGTATGAGAAAGCCAGCAGCGCAGACAAGACCATCAAATTGTACCCTGGAATGTGGCATGGCCTGACATCAGGAGAGCCCGATGGGAACGTCGAAATTGTCTTTGTAGACATCATAACTTGGCTTGAGAAGCACACCAGTGATGACAATTCCGTCATCGTGCAACCAATTCACACATATAGGAATGCCATTCTCAAGATGAACACCACAGCCTCACCACCCCAAACAATAAACAAGCAGCATCAGCAGCAGTCGCCTCGGCCTGTGCGAACACAGTCGCACAGGAGATATTTCTGTGGGTTGAAGGGACGCAGATTGCAGCATCACTCGGCAATGTAG
- the LOC18767582 gene encoding 60S ribosomal protein L22-2, which yields MSRGAAAGTKGKKKGASFVIDCAKPVEDKIMDIASLEKFLQERIKVGGKAGALGDAVTVSREKNKITVTSDSNFSKRYLKYLTKKYLKKHNVRDWLRVIASNKDRGVYELRYFNIAENEGEEED from the exons ATGAGTCGTGGGGCGGCAGCTGGGACGAaggggaagaagaaggggGCTTCCTTTGTGATAGACTGCGCGAAGCCAGTGGAGGATAAGATCATGGACATCGCCTCACTGGAAAAGTTCCTCCAGGAGCGCATCAAGGTCGGCGGCAAGGCCGGTGCTCTCGGTGACGCCGTCACTGTCTCACGTGAGAAGAACAAGATCACCGTCACCTCTGACTCCAACTTCTCTAAGAG GTATCTTAAATACTTGACCAAGAAGTACTTGAAGAAGCACAATGTGAGGGATTGGCTTCGCGTAATTGCTTCCAACAAGGACCGCGGTGTTTATGAGTTGAGATACTTCAACATTGCTGAGAACGAGGGAGAGGAGGAAGACTGA
- the LOC18768313 gene encoding blue-light photoreceptor PHR2: MDPNLQVSENPESKSSEEPNSLAIVPSSSLPPFATASLSLSLSTILPTHFFQQPKVSTLFSSQPNKVKVPTQASSLAHLSLSTANVTPPKLSFKSTISANPLQNPLSLGPRRPLDPSNGAAIRRASIVWFRNDLRVHDNECLNSANNESMSVLPVYCFDPRDYGKSSSGFDKTGPYRASFLVESVSDLRKNLQARGSDLVVRIGKPETVLVELAKAIGADAIYAHREVSHDEVKAEDKIEAAMKEENVEVKYFWGSTLYHMDDLPFKLEEMPTNYGGFREKVKGLEVRKTIEALEQMKGLPSRGDVEPGDIPSLMDLGLNPSATMSQDGRPAANASMVGGEAEALERLKKFAAECQAQPPKSGKDGSHDSIYGANFSCKISPWLAMGCLSPRSMFDELKKTANRTISASSKRDDGGSGMNWLMFELLWRDFFRFVTKKYSSAKKQLDAAPATACTGALA; the protein is encoded by the exons ATGGACCCCAATCTCCAAGTATCAGAAAACCCAGAATCTAAATCGTCAGAGGAACCAAACTCACTTGCCATTGTGCCTTCCTCATCGCTTCCTCCTTTTGCCACTgcttccctctctctttctctctctacaatCCTCCCCACCCACTTTTTCCAACAACCCAAAGTTTCTACCTTGTTTTCTTCCCAGCCAAACAAGGTTAAGGTGCCCACTCAGGCCTCTTCCTTGGCTCACCTCTCTCTATCCACGGCCAATGTAACTCCTCCGAAGCTCTCATTCAAGTCCACCATCTCAGCCAACCCTCTGCAAAACCCTCTCTCTTTAGGCCCTCGCCGTCCTCTAGACCCCTCCAATGGGGCCGCAATTCGCCGAGCTTCCATTGTCTGGTTCAGAAACGATTTGCGTGTCCACGATAACGAGTGCCTCAACTCGGCCAACAACGAGTCCATGTCAGTCTTGCCCGTCTATTGCTTTGACCCGAGAGACTACGGAAAATCCTCTTCTGGGTTCGATAAGACCGGTCCATACCGTGCGTCCTTCTTGGTTGAATCGGTCTCAGACCTCCGCAAGAATCTGCAGGCAAGAGGGTCCGATCTGGTGGTCCGAATCGGGAAGCCCGAGACGGTTTTGGTGGAGCTGGCCAAGGCAATCGGCGCCGACGCCATTTATGCGCACAGAGAGGTTTCGCACGACGAGGTTAAGGCCGAGGACAAGATCGAAGCCGCTATGAAGGAGGAGAATGTGGAGGTCAAGTACTTCTGGGGAAGCACTCTGTACCATATGGATGATTTGCCATTTAAGTTGGAGGAAATGCCCACGAATTATGGTGGGTTTAGAGAGAAAGTAAAGGGATTGGAGGTGAGGAAGACGATCGAGGCTTTGGAACAAATGAAGGGCTTGCCCTCTCGTGGTGATGTGGAGCCTGGGGATATTCCTTCCTTAATGGATTTGGGTCTTAATCCATCTGCTACAATGTCTCAG GATGGAAGACCAGCTGCCAATGCTTCCATGGTGGGAGGGGAAGCTGAAGCCCTAGAGAGGCTCAAAAAGTTTGCAGCTGAGTGCCAAGCACAACCACCCAAGAGTGGCAAAGATGGAAGCCATGATAGCATATATGGTGCAAACTTTTCATGCAAGATCTCTCCATGGCTGGCCATGGGATGCCTCTCTCCCCGCAGCATGTTTGATGAGCTAAAGAAAACAGCTAACAG AACCATTTCTGCTTCCTCAAAGCGGGATGATGGTGGCAGTGGAATGAATTGGTTGATGTTTGAGTTGCTGTGGAGGGATTTCTTCAG ATTTGTCACCAAGAAATACAGTTCTGCAAAGAAACAGCTTGACGCTGCTCCAGCCACAGCATGTACGGGTGCCCTTGCTTAG
- the LOC18767467 gene encoding caffeoylshikimate esterase isoform X1 translates to MDGEYQEVYIRNSRGVQLFTCRWLPFSSPKALVFLCHGYGMECSGFMRECGVRLANAGYAVFGIDYEGHGRSRGARCYIKKFENIVNDCNEFFKSICAEEEYRDKCRFLYGESMGGAVALLLHKKEPTFWNGAVLVAPMCKISEKVKPHPLVINVLTRVEEIIPKWKIVPTKDVIDSAFKDPVKREEIRSNKLIYQDKPRLKTALEMLRTSMSLEHTLHEQVRLPFFVLHGEADTVTDPEVSRALYEKASSADKTIKLYPGMWHGLTSGEPDGNVEIVFVDIITWLEKHTSDDNSVIVQPIHTYRNAILKMNTTASPPQTINKQHQQQSPRPVRTQSHRRYFCGLKGRRLQHHSAM, encoded by the exons ATGGATGGTGAATATCAAGAA GTTTACATAAGGAATTCAAGAGGAGTGCAGCTTTTCACTTGCAGATGGTTGCCTTTTTCCTCTCCAAAAGCCCTCGTTTTCCTTTGCCatg GGTATGGCATGGAGTGCAGCGGTTTCATGAGAG aatgtGGTGTCCGACTAGCGAATGCGGGTTATGCAGTGTTCGGAATTGATTACGAAGGACACGGACGCTCGAGAGGGGCCAGATGTTACATTAAGAAGTTCGAAAACATAGTGAATGATTGCAATGAATTCTTCAAGTCCATTTGTG CGGAGGAAGAGTACAGGGACAAGTGCAGGTTCTTGTATGGAGAATCCATGGGAGGGGCAGTAGCCCTTCTGCTTCACAAGAAGGAGCCGACTTTTTGGAATGGTGCTGTTCTTGTTGCACCCATGTGTAAG ATATCAGAGAAGGTCAAACCGCATCCGCTGGTTATCAATGTGTTGACCAGAGTGGAGGAGATTATACCCAAATGGAAGATAGTGCCTACAAAAGACGTCATTGACTCGGCCTTCAAAGACCCTGTAAAACGCGAAGAG ataaggaGCAACAAGCTGATCTACCAAGACAAGCCAAGGCTGAAAACAGCGTTGGAAATGCTCAGAACTAGCATGAGCCTTGAACACACTTTGCACGAG CAGGTGAGGCTACCCTTCTTTGTGTTGCATGGGGAGGCAGATACGGTTACAGACCCAGAAGTCAGCAGAGCACTGTATGAGAAAGCCAGCAGCGCAGACAAGACCATCAAATTGTACCCTGGAATGTGGCATGGCCTGACATCAGGAGAGCCCGATGGGAACGTCGAAATTGTCTTTGTAGACATCATAACTTGGCTTGAGAAGCACACCAGTGATGACAATTCCGTCATCGTGCAACCAATTCACACATATAGGAATGCCATTCTCAAGATGAACACCACAGCCTCACCACCCCAAACAATAAACAAGCAGCATCAGCAGCAGTCGCCTCGGCCTGTGCGAACACAGTCGCACAGGAGATATTTCTGTGGGTTGAAGGGACGCAGATTGCAGCATCACTCGGCAATGTAG
- the LOC18768449 gene encoding UDP-glucuronic acid decarboxylase 2, producing the protein MGSELIFRGHEAQHVADTYSPKPPKPWASVTRPIGYLLREQRLVFVLVGIAIATVGFTLLPSSRSPYVNGNVPISNEYVRYDFDSSTHLTHKPAYERRFGLTNWNSGGKVPLGLKRKGLRIVVTGGAGFVGSHLVDRLIERGDSVIVVDNFFTGRKENVMHHFGNPRFELIRHDVVEPLLLEVDQIYHLACPASPVHYKFNPVKTIKTNVVGTLNMLGLAKRIGARFLLTSTSEVYGDPLQHPQVETYWGNVNPIGVRSCYDEGKRTAETLTMDYHRGAGVEVRIARIFNTYGPRMCIDDGRVVSNFVAQALRKEPMTVYGDGKQTRSFQYVSDLVEGLMRLMEGEHVGPFNLGNPGEFTMLELAKVVQETIDPDAKIEYRPNTEDDPHKRKPDITKAKDLLGWQPKVSLQKGLPLMVSDFRKRIFGDHKEAGSTTTPTTTTTM; encoded by the exons ATGGGTTCGGAGCTCATCTTCAGAGGGCACGAGGCCCAACACGTGGCCGACACCTACTCGCCGAAACCGCCAAAGCCATGGGCCTCTGTGACCCGCCCGATTGGGTACTTGCTCCGAGAGCAGCGCCTCGTCTTCGTGCTCGTCGGCATTGCTATAGCCACCGTCGGGTTCACGCTCCTCCCGTCCTCTCGCTCTCCTTACGTTAACGGCAACGTCCCGATCTCGAACGAGTATGTTAGGTACGACTTCGATTCGTCGACCCATTTGACGCACAAGCCCGCTTACGAGCGCCGGTTCGGGTTGACGAACTGGAATTCGGGTGGGAAGGTGCCGCTGGGGCTGAAGAGAAAGGGGCTCCGGATCGTGGTGACGGGTGGGGCCGGATTTGTCGGGTCGCACCTTGTGGACCGTCTGATAGAGCGAGGGGACAGCGTGATCGTTGTGGACAATTTCTTCACCGGCAGGAAAGAGAACGTAATGCACCATTTCGGGAACCCCAGGTTCGAGCTCATCCGACATGACGTCGTTGAGCCTCTTCTCCTCGAAGTCGACCAGATCTACCATCTCGCTTGCCCTGCCTCCCCTGTCCATTACAAGTTCAACCCCGTCAAGACTATT AAAACCAATGTGGTGGGGACTCTGAACATGCTGGGTCTAGCGAAGAGGATCGGAGCGCGGTTCTTGCTAACCAGCACCAGTGAGGTGTACGGTGATCCTCTGCAGCACCCGCAGGTTGAAACCTACTGGGGCAACGTTAATCCAATCG GTGTCCGAAGTTGTTACGACGAGGGAAAACGTACGGCCGAGACATTGACCATGGACTACCACAGAGGAGCCGGAGTTGAG gTTAGGATTGCTAGGATTTTTAACACTTATGGGCCAAGAATGTGCATAGATGACGGCCGTGTTGTTAGTAACTTTGTTGCCCAG GCGTTGAGGAAAGAGCCTATGACTGTTTATGGAGATGGGAAGCAGACAAGGAGTTTCCAATATGTTTCTGATCTG GTGGAAGGTCTAATGCGCCTGATGGAAGGCGAACATGTTGGACCATTCAATCTCGGGAATCCGGGTGAATTCACCATGCTTGAACTTGCAAAG GTGGTTCAAGAAACAATCGACCCAGATGCAAAGATAGAGTACAGGCCCAACACAGAGGATGACCCCCACAAGAGGAAGCCTGATATCACAAAGGCTAAAGACTTACTTGGTTGGCAACCAAAGGTGTCCCTGCAAAAGGGTCTCCCTCTCATGGTCTCAGACTTCAGGAAGCGCATCTTTGGTGACCACAAGGAAGCTGGCTCTACCACcacccccaccaccaccaccaccatgtAA
- the LOC18768112 gene encoding pentatricopeptide repeat-containing protein At3g62890, whose product MQMRASAKLISSTHPTLHLSHPTPESFVWNTLIRAHVQATVPNPYSPLSVFLRMRLHGVVPDNRTFPFLLQSFGSLPYLQSGKQIHAQAFLFGFTHDPFVQTSLIHMYSSCGNLMLARQVFDEIYEPDLPSWNSIMNAYSKVGLIGNARDVFDKMPHRNVISWSCVIKGYVMCGGYKEALALFREMQMLDADGTRPNEFTMSSVLLACGRLGALEHGKWVHAYIDKSGMEIDVILGTALVDMYAKCGSIEKAKWVFDNMGPSKDVMAWSSMISGLAMHGLATECLELFSEMVKCGVRPNAVTFVGVLCACVHGGLVGEGKEYFRRMDEEFGVKPLIQHYGCIVDLYGRAGLVREALKVVQSMPMEPDVLIWGALLSGSRMQKDIETSEIALKNLIQLDPTNSGAYVLLSNVYAKMGRWSEVTRVRDLMEEREIKKVPGCSLVEVGGVLHEFSVGDDSHPESREIYMMLDEIMKRLKLRGFVGNTSEVLLELDEEGKELALSFHSEKLALAFCFLKTSPGTPIRIVKNLRICRDCHDAMKMISKEFDREIVIRDCNRFHHFRQGLCSCKDYW is encoded by the coding sequence ATGCAAATGCGAGCTTCTGCGAAGCTCATATCCTCCACGCACCCAACTCTCCATCTTTCCCATCCCACCCCTGAGTCTTTCGTCTGGAACACCCTTATCCGAGCCCATGTCCAAGCCACAGTCCCAAACCCCTATTCCCCACTCTCCGTCTTCCTTCGCATGCGCTTACACGGAGTTGTACCCGACAACCGCACCTTCCCTTTTCTCCTTCAGTCTTTCGGTTCTCTTCCTTACCTCCAATCGGGAAAGCAGATCCATGCCCAAGCTTTTCTATTTGGATTCACGCACGACCCGTTTGTCCAAACATCTCTCATCCATATGTACTCGTCTTGTGGCAATTTGATGCTTGCCCGCCAAGTGTTTGATGAGATTTATGAACCTGATTTACCGTCTTGGAATTCAATTATGAATGCCTATTCGAAAGTGGGGTTGATTGGCAATGCGAGAGACGTGTTCGATAAAATGCCACACAGAAATGTGATTTCTTGGAGTTGTGTGATAAAGGGGTACGTCATGTGCGGTGGTTATAAGGAAGCACTTGCCCTGTTTCGTGAAATGCAAATGTTGGATGCGGATGGTACGAGGCCTAATGAGTTTACCATGTCAAGCGTACTTTTGGCTTGTGGGCGATTGGGTGCACTTGAGCATGGCAAATGGGTTCATGCTTATATCGACAAATCTGGGATGGAAATTGATGTTATCTTAGGGACGGCATTGGTGGACATGTATGCCAAATGTGGAAGTATTGAGAAAGCAAAATGGGTTTTTGATAATATGGGCCCCAGTAAGGATGTCATGGCCTGGAGTTCAATGATTTCAGGACTGGCCATGCATGGACTTGCTACCGAATGCCTTGAATTGTTTTCTGAAATGGTAAAGTGTGGTGTGAGGCCTAATGCTGTGACATTTGTGGGTGTTCTTTGTGCTTGTGTGCATGGAGGTTTGGTGGGTGAAGGTAAGGAGTATTTTAGGAGAATGGACGAGGAGTTTGGTGTTAAGCCTTTAATCCAGCACTATGGTTGCATCGTTGACCTTTATGGAAGAGCTGGTCTTGTTAGGGAGGCATTGAAGGTGGTGCAGTCCATGCCAATGGAGCCTGATGTACTTATCTGGGGGGCTTTACTGAGTGGATCTAGGATGCAGAAGGACATCGAAACAAGTGAGATTGCACTGAAGAATCTAATTCAGTTGGATCCCACGAATAGCGGTGCGTATGTGCTTTTATCAAATGTGTATGCAAAGATGGGTAGATGGAGCGAAGTAACGCGTGTGAGAGATCTCATGGAGGAAAGGGAGATCAAAAAGGTCCCTGGTTGTAGCTTGGTTGAGGTAGGAGGTGTTCTTCATGAGTTTTCCGTGGGCGACGATTCTCATCCAGAAAGTCGAGAAATATATATGATGCTTGATGAGATCATGAAGAGGTTGAAGCTGAGAGGTTTTGTTGGAAATACAAGTGAGGTATTGCTTGAGCTGGATGAGGAAGGAAAGGAGTTGGCTTTGTCCTTTCATAGTGAGAAACTAGCACTTGCCTTCTGCTTTTTGAAGACAAGTCCAGGCACCCCAATTCGAATCGTTAAAAACCTGAGGATATGTCGTGATTGTCATGATGCTATGAAGATGATTTCCAAGGAGTTTGATCGGGAAATTGTTATCAGAGATTGCAATCGGTTTCACCATTTTAGACAAGGACTGTGCTCATGTAAAGACTATTGGTAG
- the LOC18767131 gene encoding outer envelope pore protein 16-4, chloroplastic isoform X2 has product MEGEPYDVVPCSSVAVDSILRIGTAGAIWGLCSAPHEARKQGLGGVAQAAFVARSASSCGFQYGLVAGICTATHCGLQRYRGKSDWVNGLIAGAVAGGAIAAMTRSWTQVVPMACLVSAFKVATDYARTT; this is encoded by the exons ATGGAGGGAGAGCCCTACGACGTCGTCCCGTGCTCTTCCGTCGCCGTTGATTCTATCCTCCGCATCGGAACG GCTGGTGCAATTTGGGGTTTGTGCTCCGCTCCCCACGAGGCTCGTAAACAAG GCCTAGGAGGGGTAGCTCAGGCCGCTTTTGTG GCGAGGTCGGCTAGCTCGTGTGGCTTTCAATATG GACTTGTTGCTGGAATCTGTACTGCTACTCACTGTGGGCTTCAAAGATATCGGGGAAAGAGTGACTGG GTGAATGGTCTGATTGCTGGTGCTGTCGCAGGGGGAGCCATTGCTGCTATGACACGAAGCTGGACACAGGTGGTTCCTATGGCTTGTCTGGTTTCTGCCTTCAAAGTTGCCACTGACTATGCTAGAACAACTTGA
- the LOC18767131 gene encoding outer envelope pore protein 16-4, chloroplastic isoform X1 has translation MEGEPYDVVPCSSVAVDSILRIGTAGAIWGLCSAPHEARKQGLGGVAQAAFVARSASSCGFQYGLVAGICTATHCGLQRYRGKSDWVSEALVYLERNPCLGSQFVNGLIAGAVAGGAIAAMTRSWTQVVPMACLVSAFKVATDYARTT, from the exons ATGGAGGGAGAGCCCTACGACGTCGTCCCGTGCTCTTCCGTCGCCGTTGATTCTATCCTCCGCATCGGAACG GCTGGTGCAATTTGGGGTTTGTGCTCCGCTCCCCACGAGGCTCGTAAACAAG GCCTAGGAGGGGTAGCTCAGGCCGCTTTTGTG GCGAGGTCGGCTAGCTCGTGTGGCTTTCAATATG GACTTGTTGCTGGAATCTGTACTGCTACTCACTGTGGGCTTCAAAGATATCGGGGAAAGAGTGACTGGGTTAGTGAGGCTCTTGTATATCTGGAAAGAAACCCATGTTTAGGAAGTCAATTT GTGAATGGTCTGATTGCTGGTGCTGTCGCAGGGGGAGCCATTGCTGCTATGACACGAAGCTGGACACAGGTGGTTCCTATGGCTTGTCTGGTTTCTGCCTTCAAAGTTGCCACTGACTATGCTAGAACAACTTGA
- the LOC18767131 gene encoding outer envelope pore protein 16-4, chloroplastic isoform X3 has protein sequence MEGEPYDVVPCSSVAVDSILRIGTAGAIWGLCSAPHEARKQGLVAGICTATHCGLQRYRGKSDWVSEALVYLERNPCLGSQFVNGLIAGAVAGGAIAAMTRSWTQVVPMACLVSAFKVATDYARTT, from the exons ATGGAGGGAGAGCCCTACGACGTCGTCCCGTGCTCTTCCGTCGCCGTTGATTCTATCCTCCGCATCGGAACG GCTGGTGCAATTTGGGGTTTGTGCTCCGCTCCCCACGAGGCTCGTAAACAAG GACTTGTTGCTGGAATCTGTACTGCTACTCACTGTGGGCTTCAAAGATATCGGGGAAAGAGTGACTGGGTTAGTGAGGCTCTTGTATATCTGGAAAGAAACCCATGTTTAGGAAGTCAATTT GTGAATGGTCTGATTGCTGGTGCTGTCGCAGGGGGAGCCATTGCTGCTATGACACGAAGCTGGACACAGGTGGTTCCTATGGCTTGTCTGGTTTCTGCCTTCAAAGTTGCCACTGACTATGCTAGAACAACTTGA